Below is a genomic region from Flavobacterium ginsengisoli.
TAAAAAATTCGTAACCAACGAAATGTGTTGCGAAGTTGGAACTCCAGAAGCTGAATTCTGCTATAGAACACATTGCTACGAAACTACTCGTTTGGTAGTTGAACAATTGGGAATTCCAAAAGACAAATATTGCGTGACTTTCCAATCGAGATTGGCGGGCGACAAATGGCTTGAGCCATATACAGATGTTGAAATCGACAATATGCCTAAAAGAGGAATCAAGAAAATTGCGGTTGTAACTCCAGCTTTCGTTACGGATTGTTTAGAAACTTTAGAAGAAATCGCAATGCGCGCCAAAGAAGATTTTGAAGCAAATGGAGGAGAAGAGTTCCTTGCAATTCCTTGTTTGAATGATGATGATGAATGGTGTGAGACTGTTTCTAATTGGATTAATGATTGGGCAAAATAGAAAATAGAAGAAAGAGTAAAGAAAAAAGACTTTATGATGGAGTACTATAATTACTTAAAATCACTGCATCTTATATTTGTGATCACTTGGTTTGCGGGTTTGTTTTATATTGTGCGTTTGTTTGTGTATCAAATTGAGGCAAATGAAAAACCTTCGCCAGAAAAAGAGATTTTGCAAGCGCAATACAAAATAATGGCCTACCGTTTGTGGTATATTATTACATGGCCATCGGCGGTTTTGGCAAGTATTTTTGCTTTTTGGATGCTGTTTTTTACAGATGCAGGAAGCGTTTGGATCAAAATGCCGTGGATGCACGTAAAATTATGTTTCGTTTTCCTTTTATATTTATATCACGGAAAATGTCATCAGATTTTTAAGCAATTACAAAGAGATGAGGTAAAATATTCCAATAATTTTATGCGTTTGTGGAATGAAGGCGCGACCATTATTCTATTTGCTGTTGTCTTTTTAGTAGTTTTAAAAAGTGCCATCAACTGGATTTTCGGCGTAATCGGAATTATATTATTCTCGGTTTTAATTATGTTGGGATTCCGTTTTTATAAGCGCATTCGAGAAAAAAATAAATGAGTTTGCCACGAATTACACGAATTGTCACTAATTTTATTTAGCCACAGATTAAAAGGATTATTTAGATTTATAGATTCTTTAAAAAATCATCTTAATCCTTTTAATCTGTGGCTGAAATTATCAAAATTTAATTCGTGCGAATTTGTGTAATTCGTGGCAAAAACAAAAAAATATGCTAAACTTCAAAATGACAATGCTTTCACTTCGTACCAGGATTTTCCTGTCGATGATTGTATTGATTGTTGTAGCATCTTTTTTATTGGCTTCGATTTCGATTATTCAGTTTAAAACTGAGGCCAAAGAATATCATCAGGAACGTTTAGAACGAAAAGAAAATGCGGTAAAAGAACATATCAATTACGTTCTGGCAACTACAACTTATCCGCTAAAAACTCAGAATCTGGATTTGATTTTTAAAGATAAAATCCACGAGCTGGCACAGATTCATAAAATCGAAATCAACATTTATAGTCTTGACGGCAAACTTTTAAAATCTTCAAAAGAGTCTTTTGCGGTTGACAAAGCACCGCCACCAATTCCAGAATACATTCTCAAATTAGTTCGATCTTCTATCGAAAAGCGATTTGTAGACATAAAAACGATTGATGGAGTTAAAAACCGATCGTCATACAGTTTAATTAAAGACGAAAAATTCAAACCACTCGGAATCTTGAATCTTCCATATTTAGAAGACGACGGATATTACGATAACGAATTGAATACTTTTCTAATCCGTTTAAGTCAGGTGTATT
It encodes:
- a CDS encoding CopD family protein; its protein translation is MEYYNYLKSLHLIFVITWFAGLFYIVRLFVYQIEANEKPSPEKEILQAQYKIMAYRLWYIITWPSAVLASIFAFWMLFFTDAGSVWIKMPWMHVKLCFVFLLYLYHGKCHQIFKQLQRDEVKYSNNFMRLWNEGATIILFAVVFLVVLKSAINWIFGVIGIILFSVLIMLGFRFYKRIREKNK